A genomic window from Megalobrama amblycephala isolate DHTTF-2021 linkage group LG2, ASM1881202v1, whole genome shotgun sequence includes:
- the rxfp3.2b gene encoding relaxin family peptide receptor 3.2b: MERNNTTQTLELGECEHTLDPSAALDNCTDSASGNLSLRCWLQLLTKESSSTLQGDGSSLAVRVMIALIYSVVCALGLVGNSLALYLLHSRYRQKQSSINCFVMGLALTDLQFVLTLPFWAVDTALDFRWPFGKVMCKIISSVTTMNMYASVYFLTAMSVARYYSIASSLKMHSRRAAAAVAKWISLGIWVVSLIATLPHAVYSTIAQVATDEELCLVRFPETGSWDPQLLLGLYQLQKVLLGFLIPLVVITVCYLLLLRIVLSRRISGVAGSESEQGRHKRRSKVTKSVVIVVLSFFLCWLPNQALTLWGVLIKFDLVPFSKAFYNVQAYAFPLTVCLAHTNSCLNPVLYCLIRHEFRAGLKELLLRATPSYRSFARLLPRKAKVAEAPPVLVLVQMDV, from the coding sequence ATGGAGAGGAATAACACCACACAAACTCTGGAGCTGGGAGAATGTGAGCACACACTGGACCCCAGCGCAGCTCTGGACAACTGCACAGACTCTGCCAGCGGGAACCTGTCTTTACGCTGCTGGTTGCAGTTGTTGACAAAGGAGTCTAGTTCAACACTTCAAGGTGATGGGTCTAGTTTGGCTGTGCGTGTGATGATCGCTCTCATTTATTCAGTGGTATGCGCTCTGGGACTTGTAGGCAACTCTCTTGCGCTCTACCTGCTACACTCGCGCTACCGGCAGAAGCAGTCTTCCATCAACTGCTTTGTGATGGGTTTGGCTCTAACCGACCTGCAGTTCGTCCTAACCCTCCCGTTCTGGGCCGTAGACACAGCGCTGGACTTCCGCTGGCCCTTCGGCAAAGTTATGTGCAAAATCATCAGCTCCGTCACCACTATGAACATGTACGCCAGCGTTTATTTCCTGACCGCCATGAGTGTGGCCAGGTACTACTCCATCGCGTCCTCGCTGAAGATGCACAGCCGCAGAGCAGCGGCGGCTGTGGCCAAATGGATCAGCTTGGGCATCTGGGTCGTATCCCTGATAGCGACGCTCCCGCATGCCGTTTATTCCACGATAGCCCAGGTTGCAACGGACGAGGAGCTGTGCTTGGTGCGCTTCCCAGAAACGGGAAGCTGGGACCCCCAGTTGTTGCTAGGACTGTACCAGTTGCAAAAGGTCCTGCTTGGTTTTCTGATCCCACTGGTGGTGATAACCGTATGCTATCTACTACTTCTAAGAATCGTGCTAAGCCGCAGGATCAGCGGCGTGGCTGGCTCCGAAAGTGAGCAGGGCAGGCACAAGCGGCGCTCAAAGGTCACTAAGTCAGTTGTGATCGTCGTCCTGTCGTTCTTCTTGTGTTGGTTGCCCAATCAGGCCCTGACTCTGTGGGGCGTCCTCATTAAGTTTGACCTGGTGCCCTTCAGCAAGGCCTTCTACAATGTCCAGGCGTACGCTTTTCCGCTGACTGTGTGCTTGGCCCACACAAACAGCTGCCTCAACCCGGTGCTCTATTGTCTGATCCGCCACGAATTCCGTGCCGGACTCAAAGAGCTGTTGCTGAGGGCCACGCCGTCCTACCGAAGCTTTGCTCGACTGCTCCCCCGCAAGGCAAAGGTGGCCGAGGCGCCTCCTGTACTGGTTCTCGTGCAGATGGATGTTTGA